In the Topomyia yanbarensis strain Yona2022 chromosome 3, ASM3024719v1, whole genome shotgun sequence genome, one interval contains:
- the LOC131692748 gene encoding ras-related protein Rap-1b, translating into MKGRHLRRRFSLQPSFMKDDSPEDKPKREKPLKNDENSINSNVRHKIVVMGAAKVGKSSLITQFLYSTFSPKYKRTVEEMHHGHFSVGGVNLTLDILDTSGSYEFPAMRALSISSADAFILVYDVTDSVTFEEVKAIREQIHEIKSTTAVPIVVVGNKTDLVDEDDDIRQIPRGTTESMVAVDWENGFVEASAKLNRNVSQIFKELLAQAKIAYNLSPALRRRRRQSLPQQSSSAGGTGPPTPQQAMPPASVHVPSAAQLAHLQQIQDKSLGGKRNSCVLS; encoded by the exons ATGAAGGGACGACATCTGAGGAGACGGTTCAGCTTGCAGCCATCCTTTATGAAGGACGACAGCCCGGAAGATAAACCCAAACGCGAGAA ACCCCTGAAAAACGATGAAAATTCGATAAACTCCAATGTGCGGCACAAAATCGTCGTCATGGGAGCGGCCAAGGTCGGCAAGAGTTCGCTCATCACCCAGTTCCTGTACAGCACATTTTCGCCCAAGTACAAACGCACCGTCGAAGAGATGCACCACGGCCACTTCTCCGTCGGTGGAGTCAACCTCACGCTGGACATCCTGGACACATCCGGTTCGTACGAG TTTCCAGCAATGCGAGCCCTATCCATCTCATCGGCCGATGCATTCATCCTGGTGTACGATGTCACCGACAGTGTCACGTTCGAGGAGGTCAAAGCGATTCGGGAACAGATTCACGAGATCAAATCCACCACCGCTGTTCCGATTGTGGTAGTCGGCAATAAGACCGATCTGGTCGACGAGGACGACGACATCCGACAG ATCCCACGTGGAACAACCGAATCGATGGTAGCAGTCGACTGGGAAAACGGTTTCGTCGAAGCATCGGCAAAGCTCAACCGGAATGTGTCTCAG ATCTTCAAGGAACTGCTTGCCCAGGCAAAGATCGCCTACAACCTCAGTCCGGCCTTGCGGCGGCGGAGGCGCCAATCACTACCGCAGCAATCCAGCAGTGCAGGTGGCACGGGGCCTCCAACACCACAGCAAGCCATGCCGCCAGCCTCGGTTCACGTTCCCTCCGCCGCTCAGTTGGCCCATTTACAGCAAATCCAGGATAAGAGCCTCGGCGGAAAGCGGAATTCATGCGTGTTGTCTTAA